A stretch of Haloarcula halophila DNA encodes these proteins:
- a CDS encoding HalOD1 output domain-containing protein, translated as MTEQSVCECTPVVGTRFEGERGRPPSLAIIEAVAAAEGISPIELDPLSDEIDLESIDKLLTGPDGTPNLLHFSVNEWDVFVRDDGAIRVCDPNHVTDPEPVFEKPVCD; from the coding sequence ATGACCGAGCAGAGTGTCTGTGAGTGCACACCCGTAGTAGGGACACGGTTTGAGGGTGAACGCGGACGCCCCCCGTCTCTGGCAATTATCGAAGCGGTGGCAGCAGCCGAGGGCATCAGCCCGATAGAACTTGACCCATTGTCCGACGAGATCGACTTAGAATCGATAGACAAGTTGCTCACAGGCCCTGACGGTACGCCGAACCTTCTCCATTTCTCCGTGAATGAATGGGATGTTTTTGTTCGTGATGACGGTGCTATCCGGGTATGTGACCCAAACCATGTAACCGATCCCGAACCGGTGTTCGAAAAACCGGTCTGTGATTGA